DNA sequence from the Thiobacillus sp. SCUT-2 genome:
GCAAGCAGGTGACGGTAGTCGCGGTGTCGCGCGCGGCCGTGCCCGTGTTGCGGGGGGCGGCCCTGTTGCCGCCTGAACGGCGCAAACACCTGTGCGTGATGCTGGTGCATCCGAATCTCTACACGGACGTCGAGCCCATGGCCGATCCGGACTATCTGCCGCTGGCCGATCTGTCCGGCCTGCAGGTGCGGGTCCTGCAGCCGCGTCGCTCGGCGGCGACACCGTGGCTCGCAGGCTTGCTCGACCATCTGATGCTTCACGGCGCCGACGTGACCGACGTGGTGCTGGAGAATCTGCGCGAGAATTGGTGGGCGCGGGAGACGCCGACGGCGTTCGAGCAGGCCGAAAGTCGGCGCCTGGATGCCCTGCTGCTGCGCCAACTGACGGACTGGGGATGCAAGTGAAACATTTATTGAATGTGATGGCGATCGGCCTGCTGTGGATCGCGGGCGCGCAAGCCACCGGCTTCGAAAAGCGCGCGGCCGTGCCGGCGCCGGACCTGCAGGCGCGTGAGGTGAACGGCTCCGTGCGCAGCATGGCGGACTTCCGCGGCAAGGTGGTCGTAGTCAATTTCTGGGCGACATGGTGTCCCCCCTGCCAGCGCGAGATGCCCTCCCTGGAGCGCCTGCGGGCGAAAATGGCTGGGCGGCCGCTGGCGATCGTCGCGGTGTCCAGCGCCGAGGCGCCCGATGACGTGAAGGCCTACCTGTCCCGCATGAAGCTCGGGTTTCCGGTGTGGCTCGATCCTGACAGCGACAATACCCGGCGCTGGAAGGTCTTTGCCCTGCCGACCACGTTTCTGCTGGATCCCGCCGGTCGGGTACGTTATGTCCTGACCGGGCCGGCCGAGTGGGACGAGGGCGAGGCCCTGGCCTTGATTGAGTCCTTGCTGGCGGAAAGGCCGGAAAGCGCGAAACAGACGAAATAAAGATGCGCAAGTCTTGAATAAATAAGGATTTTTCATTGGTTGACCTTATGCCCCCATCAAGCATTTTGCTTGCCATGACGCGGGCAGCGCGTGCAAAATAACAAAATATTCGGATTGTTTAATATAGCCGTCCCCGCAGCATCCAGCGCCGATGCGCTGGCGCTGCTTCCAGCAGTCACCTAGTGTGTTATATCCGGGTAGGGAAAGGTCGGCTCCTGAAAAGGAGCCGTCGGGGGCTTTTTTGAACCTAGAGACCGCATGAACGCCAAGATCAAACTCGAAAATCACGACGCGCAGGAAATCAAGTACACCACTTGTTATATGTGTGCCTGTCGCTGCGGCATCAAGGTGACGCTGGAGGACAACAAGGTCCGCTTCATCCAGGGCAACCGCAATCACCCGACCAACCAGGGCGTGCTGTGCGCCAAGGGCTCGGCGGGCATCATGAAGCAGTATTCGACGGCGAAGCTGACCCAGCCGCTGATGAGGAAGCCCGGAACCGAGCGCGGCGAGGGCATCTACGAGGCGATCTCCTGGGAGCAGGCACTCGACATCCTGACCGACCGTCTGGAGGAGATCCGTTCGACGGACCCCTCGAAGCTGGCCTTCTTCACCGGCCGCGACCAGATGCAGGCGCTCACCGGCCTGTGGGCGCAGCAGTTCGGCACCCCGAACTGGGCGGCGCATGGCGGCTTCTGCTCGGTCAACATGGCGGCGGCCGGCCTCTACACCATCGGCTTCTCGTTCTGGGAATTCGGCGCACCGGACTGGGACTACGCCAAGTACTTCATCATGTGGGGCGTCGCCGAGGACCACTCCTCGAACCCGATCAAGATTGGCCTCGAGAAGCTCAAGCGCAAGGGGGGCAAGTTCGTCACCGTCAACCCGGTGCGCACCGGCTACTCGGCGATCGCCGACGAATGGCTGCCGATCAAGCCCGGCATGGACGGCCTGCTCGCCATGTCGATGGTGCACGTGCTGCTGAAGCACGAGAAGTTCGACTACGAATTCCTGGTGCGCTACACCAACGCCTCGTGGCTGGTGGTGCAGACCCCGGGCCAGAAGGGCGACGGTCTCTTCCTGCGCGACGAGAACAACCAGCCGCTGATCTGGGACATCGAGAAGGAAGCGTTCCGCAACGGCATGGATGGCGACATCGCGCCGGCGCTGTTCGGCGAATATGTCGCGCCCGACGGCCGCCGCGTCAAGACCGTGATGTCGATGGTCGCCGAGCGCTACCTCGATTCGCGCTACGCGCCGGAAAACGTCGCGCTGGAAGTGGGCCTGCCCGCCGAGACGATCGAGCGCATCGCGCTGGAAATGGCGCACGTCGCGTTCAAGGAAACGGTCGAGCTGCCGATCGAGTGGACCGACGTCTGGGGCAGGAAGCACGACAAGGTCGTCGGCCGTCCGGTCGCGATGTACGCGATGCGCGGGATCTCCGCGCACTCCAACGGCTTCCACGCCTGCCGCGCGGTGCACTTCATCCAGATGCTGCTGGGCGCGCTCGACGCGCCGGGCAACTTCCGCGCCCGCGCGCCGTACCCGAAGCCGATTCCGCCGCACCAGTTGCCGGAAAACAACATCGACATCATCAACGCGCCGAACACCCCGCTGTCGCGTCCGCCGCTCGGCTTCCCGACGCGCCCGGAAGACCTCGTGGTCGACGAGTTCGGCAACCCGCTGCGCATCGACAAGGCCTACTCGTGGGAGGTGCCGATCGCCTCGCACGGCCTGATGCACATGGTCATCACCAACGCCACCAACCATGACCCGTACGCGATCGACACGCTGATCCTGTTCATGGCCAACATGGCGTGGAACTCGACCATGAACACCAAGAACATCCAGGACATGCTGCGGATGAAGGACCCCGAGGAACCGGGCGAGTACAAGATCCCGTTCCTCGTCGTCATCGACGCGTTCCACTCGGAGATGACCAACTTCGCCGACCTGATCCTGCCGGACACGACCTACCTCGAGCGCCACGACTGCATCTCGCTGCTCGACCGTCCGATCTCCGAGCCGGACGCCGCCGCCGACGCGATCCGCTATCCGCTGGTCAAGCTCGACCGCGACGTGCGCCCGTGGCAGGAAGTCATGGTCGAGCTCGCCTCGCGCCTGAAGTTCCCGGCCTTCACCAACCAGGACGGCAGCCGCAAGTTCAAGGACTACCCCGACTTCATCGTCAACTACGAGCGCTCGCCCGGCATCGGCTTCCTCTCCGGCTGGCGTGGCAAGGACGGCACGAAGTCGCTCAAGGGCGAGCCGAACCCGAAGCAGTGGGACAAGTACATCGAGAACCAGAGCTTCTTCGCGCACCACTGGCCCGACAACCAGAAGTACATGCGCTACGCGAACAAGGACTACCTCGACGTCGCGGCCGACGCCGGCTTCGTTGGCAAGCCCGAACCGATCATCATGCAGTTCTATTCCGAGCCGCTGCAGAAGTTCCGCCTCGCCGGCATGGGCCTGTACGACGGCCCGCAGCCGAACAACCAGGTCGACCGCGAGCGTCTCGTGAAGTACTTCGACCCGCTGCCGATGTGGTACGAGCCGCTCGAGCAGCAGCGCGTCGACGCCAAGGAATACCCGTTCTTCGCGCTGACCCAGCGCCCGATGTTCATGTACCACTCGTGGGATTCGCAGAACGTGTGGCTGCGCCAGATCATGGCCCAGAACTACCTCTACATGAACGCCCGCAAGGCGGCCGAGATGGGCATCCAGGACTTCGACTGGGTGTGGGTCGAGTCGCACAACGGCAAGATCCGCTGCCAGGTCAAGACCATGGAAGGCACGCAGGAAGATACCGTGTGGACCTGGAACGCCATCGGCAAGCAGAAGGGCGCCTGGGGCCTCAAGGAAGAGGCGTCCGAAGCGACCAAGGGCTTCCTGCTGAACCACCTGATCTCGGAGCTGCTGCCGGAGAAGGCCGGCGAGCGCCGCGTCACCAACTCCGACCCGGTCACCGGCCAGGCGGCGTGGTTCGACCTGCGCGTGAAGATCTGGAAAGCGGAACCGGGCGAGACCGGCTCGTGGCCGCAGTTCGACGTGCTCAAGCCCTACCCGGGCGACGAGCGCTACGAGCGCCCCGACGTGCTGCGCTACGACGCCCGCAGCCACGAGAAGAACTAAAACCGCCCAGCCAGAACATCAAGACGAGAGAGCATCATGAGACTAGGTTTGGTCATTGACCTCGACGTGTGCGTGGGCTGTCATGCCTGCGCCATCGCCTGCAAGGAATGGAACGCCTCCGGCACCATCGGCCCGCTGTCCGACTACCAGCCCTACGGCGCCGAGCCGTCGGGCGTGTGGTTCAACCGGATCCGCCATTTCGAGATGGACGAGTATCCGAACAACAAGACGATCAACTTCCCGATGTCGTGCATGCACTGCGAGGACGCCGACTGCGTCACCGTGTGCCCGACCGGCGCCTCCTACAAGCGTGCCGAAGACGGCATCGTGCTGATCGACCAGAACAAGTGCATGGGCTGCAACTACTGCTCGTGGGCCTGCCCGTACGGCGCGCGCGAGCTCGACCGTTCGTCCGGCACCATGAAGAAGTGCACCCTGTGCATCGACCGCATCTACGACGAGAAGCTGCCGGTCGAGGAGCGCCAGCCCTCGTGCGTGCTGACCTGCCCGGCGCACGCGCGCATGTTCGGCGACTTCGACGATCCGGACTCGGCGGTGTCGCGCGTGGTGCGCGAGCGCGGCGGTTATCCGCTGATGCCCGAGCTCAACTACAACCCGACCAACACCTATCTGCCGCCGCGCCGCAAGCCGGTGATCGAGATCGAGACCAAGCCCAAGGGCGGCCTGAAGGAAAGCATCAAGCAGTTCGCCAACAGACTGGTGCGCCGCTGAACCGCGCTGAATTAATTAGGAAATCACCATGCATCCAGCCTTTTCAGTCATTTTCTTCACCGTCGCGTCGGGTGCCGGCTTCGGCCTGTTCTCGCTGCTGTTCATCACCGACGTGTTCAAGCTTGGCGGCGGCTTCAGCCGCGAACAGCTCGTGATCGGCGGCATCGTGGCGATGGCCCTGATCGTCTTCGGCCTGCTGTCGTCGACCTTCCACCTTGCGAATCCCAAGAATGCCTGGCGTGCGGTCAGCCGTTTCCGCACCTCGTGGCTGTCGCGCGAGGGCGTGTTCGCCATCGTCTTCATGCCGCTGGCGCTCGTCTATCTCGCCAGCATCTGGTTCGAGGCGCCCGCCTGGCTGCGTGACACCGTCGGCTTCATGACCGCCGTGCTCGCCTGGGTCACGGTCTTCTCCACCGGCATGATCTACGCCTGCCTGAAGACCATCCGCCAGTGGAACACGCCGCTGGTGCCGGCCAACTACCTGGCGCTGGGCTATGCGAGCGGCAGCCTGCTGCTGCTGGCGGGTGCGGTCCTGGCGGGCCTCCAGACCCTCCCGTTCATCGCGATGGCGGCGCTGATCGTGTCGATTGCAGCGGTGCTGAAGGCGATCTACTATTTCTGGATTCGCAGCCCCGGCCTGACCCCGACGATGAACACCGCGACGGGCCTGACCCGCGCCAAGCTCAAGCTGCTGGACACCGGCCATACCCACGGCACCTTCCTCACCCAGGAGTTCGGCTTCCAACTCGCGCGCGAAAAGGCGAGCCTGCTCAAGGTGGTCGTGTTCGGGCTGGGCTTCGCCGTACCCGGCCTCATGCTGGTCTGGGTGTTCAACGAGCAGGGCGGGCAGGGCGCGGCCATCGTCGCGGCGCTCGCGGGCATCGCGGGTGCGGCGGTCGAGCGCTGGCTGTTCTTCGCAGAAGCGCGCCATGTGGTGAACCTGTACCACGGCGCCCAGCGCTGCTGATCGCAACCCCCTCGTCAGGATGGGGGGTGCCTTGGCGGAGCGCCCGCTTTGAGATATATTAGCGAGTTCTAATTTATCCTTTGCAGGAGTGTGACACGAATGTTCGGATTGTCAGGTTTCAAGGAAGTCGATCCCGGCTACGTCGCTGAACTCGCCGCCAAGGGCGCGCACCTGATCGATGTCCGCACCGAGGCCGAAGTGGCCCAGGGCGTCATCGACGGCGCGATCCACATCCCGCTGCACCTGCTGCCGCTGCGCGCGGCAGACATCCCCCAGGACAAGCCCGTCGTGATCTACTGCCGCTCGGGTGCGCGCTCCGCACAGGCCTGCGCGTTCATGGCGTCGAAAGGCTATGACAACATGCACAACCTCGCCGGCGGCATCATGGCCTGGGCCCGCTCGGGAAACACGATCAGCCTGCCGCGCTGATCCAGACGAAGAAGCAAGAACTGGCCGGTTTTTCCCATTGCGCAGCGATATGAGTTGCAATAGGGGAACTTCTGGTTTAAGGTACCGCAGCATTTTTTTAGTACATGCCGATTTAATGTAAGGAGAACAAAAGATGAACTTTGATAAAGAACTGGACGCGCGCGGCCTCAACTGTCCCCTGCCCATCCTGCGTGCCAAGAAGGCCCTGGCTGAAGTCGCCAGCGGCCAGGTGCTGAAGATCCTGTCGACCGACCCGGGCTCGGTCAAGGACTTCGCCGCTTTCGCCAAGCAGACCGGCAACGAGCTGCTGTCCACCGCCGAAGCGGGTGGCGAGTTCACCTTCTTCATGAAGAAAAAATAATACGAAACGAAACCGGCGCCGTCTGTTCAAACGAACACACGGCGCTGTTTTTTTAACCGGTACAGGAGAGACAGAGCATGGATACCAAAAAAATGGCCATCATCGCCACCAAGGGCACGCTGGACTGGGCCTACCCCCCGTTCATCCTCGCTTCGACGGCGGCCGCGCTGGGCTATGAGACCCAGATTTTCTTCACTTTCTATGGCCTCCAGCTCGTCCGCAAAGACCTGTCTGGGCTGAAGGTCAGCCCGCTGGGCAACCCCGGCATGCCGATGAAGATGCCGTTCGGCCCGAAGTGGTTCAAGAGCATCAACTGGAACATGCCCAACGCCATCCAGTCGCTGATTCCCGGTTACGAGAGCGTCGCCACGGCGCTGATGAAGCAGACCATCGCCAACAACGGCGTGGCCACCATCCCCGACCTGCGCAGCCTGTGCCAGGAAGCCGACGTGAAATTCATCGCCTGCCAGATGACCGTGGAACTGTTCGGCTTCGACCATTCCGACTTCATCGACGGCCTCGAATACGGCGGCGCCGCCACCTTCTTCGAGTTTGCCGGCGAAACCGACATCTGCCTGTTCATTTAAGAATCGGCACATTCAGTCCGCTAAAGAGAGCCGAAGCAATTCGGCTCTCTTTTTTGTGTCTTTTGTACCACATCGGTCGTGCATCGTCCGCTCCATTACGGCCGCTGCCTTGTCTAAAAGCAAGCACGGGCGTAGCCTTCGGGGCGGGTCATACAAAAAGTTGATCTGTAGCAATTTCGCCCAAAGGAGACATCAATGAAGTTCACCCGCGTATTCGCATTCATGGCGCTGGCCGGCCTGGCCGGCAGCGCCTATGCCACCAACGGCTATTTCTCGCACGGCTACGGCATGAAGGCCAAGGGCATGGCTGGTGCCGCCACGACCAATACGGACGACGCCTTTGGCGGCGCCAACAACCCGGCTGCGATGGCTTTTGCCGGCAACCGTTTCGACCTGGGTGTCGACCTGTTCAGCCCGCGTCGCGAGGCCACCATGTCTAACCCGATGAGTACCGTGACGGTCAAGAGCGACTCCAACTACTTCTTGATCCCGGAATTTGGCTACACGCATCAAATGAATAGCGATCTGGCGCTGGGCGTAACCGTGGTTGGCAACGGCGGCATGAACACCGACTATCCCGCATTCGCTAACGGCTACAACATGTTGGGCGGCCAAGGCCGGCTCGGCATCGATCTGATGCAGTTGATTGTCGCGCCGACCGCCGCATACAAGATTACCCCCAACCACTCGATTGGTATTTCGCCTCTGATCGGCTACCAGAGGTTCCGGGCCGAGGGTATGGCGGACCCCAGCACGTTCCCCCCTGCCCCTACCCCGATCCCGAACAAGGGCTATGACGATTCCTTCGGCTACGGGGTGCGCGTGGGCT
Encoded proteins:
- a CDS encoding TlpA family protein disulfide reductase, translated to MQVKHLLNVMAIGLLWIAGAQATGFEKRAAVPAPDLQAREVNGSVRSMADFRGKVVVVNFWATWCPPCQREMPSLERLRAKMAGRPLAIVAVSSAEAPDDVKAYLSRMKLGFPVWLDPDSDNTRRWKVFALPTTFLLDPAGRVRYVLTGPAEWDEGEALALIESLLAERPESAKQTK
- a CDS encoding molybdopterin oxidoreductase family protein; this encodes MNAKIKLENHDAQEIKYTTCYMCACRCGIKVTLEDNKVRFIQGNRNHPTNQGVLCAKGSAGIMKQYSTAKLTQPLMRKPGTERGEGIYEAISWEQALDILTDRLEEIRSTDPSKLAFFTGRDQMQALTGLWAQQFGTPNWAAHGGFCSVNMAAAGLYTIGFSFWEFGAPDWDYAKYFIMWGVAEDHSSNPIKIGLEKLKRKGGKFVTVNPVRTGYSAIADEWLPIKPGMDGLLAMSMVHVLLKHEKFDYEFLVRYTNASWLVVQTPGQKGDGLFLRDENNQPLIWDIEKEAFRNGMDGDIAPALFGEYVAPDGRRVKTVMSMVAERYLDSRYAPENVALEVGLPAETIERIALEMAHVAFKETVELPIEWTDVWGRKHDKVVGRPVAMYAMRGISAHSNGFHACRAVHFIQMLLGALDAPGNFRARAPYPKPIPPHQLPENNIDIINAPNTPLSRPPLGFPTRPEDLVVDEFGNPLRIDKAYSWEVPIASHGLMHMVITNATNHDPYAIDTLILFMANMAWNSTMNTKNIQDMLRMKDPEEPGEYKIPFLVVIDAFHSEMTNFADLILPDTTYLERHDCISLLDRPISEPDAAADAIRYPLVKLDRDVRPWQEVMVELASRLKFPAFTNQDGSRKFKDYPDFIVNYERSPGIGFLSGWRGKDGTKSLKGEPNPKQWDKYIENQSFFAHHWPDNQKYMRYANKDYLDVAADAGFVGKPEPIIMQFYSEPLQKFRLAGMGLYDGPQPNNQVDRERLVKYFDPLPMWYEPLEQQRVDAKEYPFFALTQRPMFMYHSWDSQNVWLRQIMAQNYLYMNARKAAEMGIQDFDWVWVESHNGKIRCQVKTMEGTQEDTVWTWNAIGKQKGAWGLKEEASEATKGFLLNHLISELLPEKAGERRVTNSDPVTGQAAWFDLRVKIWKAEPGETGSWPQFDVLKPYPGDERYERPDVLRYDARSHEKN
- a CDS encoding 4Fe-4S dicluster domain-containing protein, with translation MRLGLVIDLDVCVGCHACAIACKEWNASGTIGPLSDYQPYGAEPSGVWFNRIRHFEMDEYPNNKTINFPMSCMHCEDADCVTVCPTGASYKRAEDGIVLIDQNKCMGCNYCSWACPYGARELDRSSGTMKKCTLCIDRIYDEKLPVEERQPSCVLTCPAHARMFGDFDDPDSAVSRVVRERGGYPLMPELNYNPTNTYLPPRRKPVIEIETKPKGGLKESIKQFANRLVRR
- a CDS encoding dimethyl sulfoxide reductase anchor subunit family protein, with translation MHPAFSVIFFTVASGAGFGLFSLLFITDVFKLGGGFSREQLVIGGIVAMALIVFGLLSSTFHLANPKNAWRAVSRFRTSWLSREGVFAIVFMPLALVYLASIWFEAPAWLRDTVGFMTAVLAWVTVFSTGMIYACLKTIRQWNTPLVPANYLALGYASGSLLLLAGAVLAGLQTLPFIAMAALIVSIAAVLKAIYYFWIRSPGLTPTMNTATGLTRAKLKLLDTGHTHGTFLTQEFGFQLAREKASLLKVVVFGLGFAVPGLMLVWVFNEQGGQGAAIVAALAGIAGAAVERWLFFAEARHVVNLYHGAQRC
- a CDS encoding rhodanese-like domain-containing protein, translated to MFGLSGFKEVDPGYVAELAAKGAHLIDVRTEAEVAQGVIDGAIHIPLHLLPLRAADIPQDKPVVIYCRSGARSAQACAFMASKGYDNMHNLAGGIMAWARSGNTISLPR
- a CDS encoding sulfurtransferase TusA family protein produces the protein MNFDKELDARGLNCPLPILRAKKALAEVASGQVLKILSTDPGSVKDFAAFAKQTGNELLSTAEAGGEFTFFMKKK
- the dsrE2 gene encoding sulfur carrier protein DsrE2, producing the protein MDTKKMAIIATKGTLDWAYPPFILASTAAALGYETQIFFTFYGLQLVRKDLSGLKVSPLGNPGMPMKMPFGPKWFKSINWNMPNAIQSLIPGYESVATALMKQTIANNGVATIPDLRSLCQEADVKFIACQMTVELFGFDHSDFIDGLEYGGAATFFEFAGETDICLFI
- a CDS encoding OmpP1/FadL family transporter, coding for MKFTRVFAFMALAGLAGSAYATNGYFSHGYGMKAKGMAGAATTNTDDAFGGANNPAAMAFAGNRFDLGVDLFSPRREATMSNPMSTVTVKSDSNYFLIPEFGYTHQMNSDLALGVTVVGNGGMNTDYPAFANGYNMLGGQGRLGIDLMQLIVAPTAAYKITPNHSIGISPLIGYQRFRAEGMADPSTFPPAPTPIPNKGYDDSFGYGVRVGYLGKITPTVTIGAAYASKMNFERFKKYNWLFLENGDFDIPENYNLGASWQATSALKLALDYQRINYSGVKAVGAPPTQGGFGYDDVNVWKLGAEYKLNSAWTLRAGYSHTNNPIKGASAADCGAGSENCMEVTTNILAPAVIKDHATLGFTYTLASGNELTMAYMHAFKNDVSGYNAMSTGTDTIRMYQDSLGIQYSWKM